A stretch of Methylogaea oryzae DNA encodes these proteins:
- the phoB gene encoding phosphate regulon transcriptional regulator PhoB, whose product MSIAQLLVVDDEEAIRDMLAMALEQAGFCVRGAEDAQQAQALLDELPPDLIVLDWMMPGLSGVEWAKRLRRDERYREIPIILVTARGEEEDKIRGLETGADDYITKPFSPRELAARVKAVLRRAGRPGGEARVAQGGILLDMEQHRVSIDDQPLVLSPTEYRLLEFFMTHPDKVFSRSQLLDQVWGRSTYIEERTVDVHIRRLRRVLAEYGREEFVQTVRGFGYRFSASA is encoded by the coding sequence ATGTCTATTGCTCAACTTTTAGTCGTGGATGACGAGGAAGCCATACGCGATATGCTCGCCATGGCTTTGGAACAGGCGGGCTTTTGCGTGCGCGGCGCGGAGGACGCTCAGCAGGCGCAGGCCTTGTTGGACGAGCTGCCGCCGGATTTGATCGTCCTGGATTGGATGATGCCGGGATTGAGCGGGGTGGAGTGGGCGAAGCGTTTGCGGCGGGACGAACGTTATCGGGAAATCCCGATCATTTTGGTGACCGCGCGAGGCGAGGAAGAAGACAAGATCCGCGGTTTGGAAACGGGGGCTGACGATTACATCACCAAGCCGTTTTCGCCGCGCGAGCTGGCCGCGCGGGTCAAGGCCGTGCTGCGCCGGGCCGGCCGGCCCGGCGGCGAGGCGCGGGTGGCGCAGGGCGGCATACTGCTGGACATGGAGCAGCATCGCGTCAGCATCGACGATCAACCCTTGGTGCTCAGCCCCACCGAATATCGGCTGCTGGAGTTTTTTATGACCCATCCGGATAAGGTGTTCAGCCGCAGCCAGCTGCTGGATCAGGTTTGGGGCCGCAGCACCTATATCGAGGAGCGCACGGTGGACGTGCATATCCGCCGCTTGCGTCGCGTGCTGGCGGAATACGGCCGGGAGGAGTTTGTGCAGACCGTGCGTGGATTCGGCTACCGCTTTTCGGCGTCGGCCTAG
- the hxlA gene encoding 3-hexulose-6-phosphate synthase, giving the protein MAKALIQLAIDSLDVNASLSLAAAAAPYVDIFEIGTPCIKHNGIALVKEMKRRFPNKLLLVDLKTMDAGEYEATPFYAAGADICTVLGVSGLATIGGVIKAAKKYNAEVQVDLINVPDKIACARASAQAGAQIIGVHTGLDAQAAGQSPFADMQTVARLGLPMRLSVAGGIKQSTVQDVVRAGATIVVVGAAIYGAPSPAAAASEIRQLVDAA; this is encoded by the coding sequence ATGGCAAAAGCACTAATTCAATTGGCAATTGACTCCTTGGATGTTAACGCGTCCCTGAGCCTTGCCGCCGCCGCGGCTCCTTATGTCGATATTTTCGAAATCGGCACGCCTTGCATCAAGCATAATGGTATTGCCCTGGTTAAAGAAATGAAAAGAAGATTCCCCAACAAACTCCTGTTGGTGGATCTGAAAACCATGGACGCCGGTGAATATGAGGCTACCCCTTTCTATGCGGCCGGCGCAGATATCTGCACCGTGTTGGGCGTGTCCGGCCTGGCCACCATCGGCGGCGTGATCAAAGCGGCTAAGAAATACAATGCCGAAGTGCAGGTTGACCTGATCAACGTGCCCGACAAGATCGCTTGTGCACGCGCATCCGCCCAGGCTGGCGCGCAGATCATCGGCGTTCACACCGGCTTGGATGCTCAGGCAGCCGGCCAGTCCCCCTTCGCCGACATGCAGACCGTTGCCCGTTTGGGCCTGCCGATGCGCCTGTCCGTTGCCGGTGGCATCAAGCAGTCCACGGTGCAAGACGTGGTTCGCGCTGGCGCAACCATCGTTGTGGTTGGCGCAGCCATCTACGGCGCTCCGTCTCCTGCGGCCGCTGCTTCTGAAATTCGCCAGCTGGTTGATGCGGCATAA
- a CDS encoding PstS family phosphate ABC transporter substrate-binding protein: protein MKQNKLATALALAAGLLVVDAQAATASKLPDYKKASGVSGNLSSVGSDTLANLMTLWAEEFKRAYPNVNIQIQAAGSSTAPPALTEGTSNLGPMSRKMKDEEIEAFEKKHGYKPTPVKVAIDALAVFAHKDNPIKGMTMAQVDAVFSSTRKCNHPEDVTKWGQLGLTGEWAERPIQLFGRNSVSGTYGYFKEHALCKGDFKTNVNEQPGSASVVQSVSTSLNALGYSGIGYKTSNVKTVPLAAKEGGEFVEATEANAVSGKYPLARYLYVYVNKHPNKPLAPLEAEFVKLVLSKQGQEVVVKDGYIPLPAEVLQKELKGLE, encoded by the coding sequence ATGAAACAAAACAAATTAGCAACCGCGCTGGCGTTGGCCGCCGGCCTTTTGGTCGTCGACGCGCAGGCCGCTACGGCGTCTAAGCTGCCTGATTACAAAAAAGCTAGCGGTGTTTCCGGCAACCTGTCCAGCGTGGGTTCTGACACGTTGGCCAACTTGATGACCCTCTGGGCGGAAGAGTTCAAGCGCGCTTATCCGAACGTTAATATCCAGATTCAGGCCGCTGGCTCTTCCACCGCGCCGCCCGCGTTGACCGAAGGGACTTCCAACCTGGGGCCCATGAGCCGCAAGATGAAAGACGAAGAAATCGAGGCTTTCGAGAAAAAACACGGCTACAAGCCGACGCCGGTGAAGGTGGCGATCGACGCGCTGGCGGTATTTGCCCACAAGGACAATCCCATCAAGGGCATGACCATGGCTCAGGTGGACGCGGTGTTCTCCAGCACCCGCAAATGCAACCATCCGGAAGACGTGACCAAGTGGGGCCAGTTGGGTTTGACGGGGGAATGGGCTGAGCGCCCCATCCAGCTGTTCGGCCGCAATTCCGTGTCCGGCACCTACGGCTATTTCAAGGAGCACGCCTTGTGCAAGGGCGACTTCAAGACCAATGTCAACGAACAGCCCGGCTCCGCCTCCGTCGTGCAATCCGTGAGTACCTCGCTGAATGCTCTGGGCTATAGCGGTATCGGTTACAAAACCTCCAACGTCAAGACCGTGCCGTTGGCGGCGAAGGAAGGCGGCGAATTCGTGGAAGCCACCGAAGCCAATGCCGTCAGCGGCAAGTACCCCCTGGCGCGTTACCTGTATGTGTACGTCAACAAGCACCCCAACAAGCCGCTGGCGCCGCTGGAAGCGGAGTTCGTCAAGCTGGTGCTGTCCAAGCAGGGCCAGGAAGTGGTGGTGAAGGACGGCTATATTCCGCTGCCGGCGGAAGTGCTGCAAAAGGAACTGAAGGGGTTGGAATAA
- the hxlB gene encoding 6-phospho-3-hexuloisomerase, with the protein MHQKLIIDKISGVLGATNEGYDAKLTAMLDKASRIFITGAGRSGLIARFFAMRLMHGGYEVFVVGEIVTPSIRKGDLFIVISGSGETETMIAFTKRAKELGAEVALISTKSSSTLGDMSDLVFQIGTPEQYGKVVGMPMGTTFELSTLIFLESVVSHMIHEKGIPEEEMRTRHANLE; encoded by the coding sequence ATGCACCAGAAACTGATCATCGACAAGATTTCGGGCGTTCTCGGCGCTACCAACGAAGGCTATGACGCCAAGTTGACTGCGATGCTGGATAAAGCGTCCCGCATCTTCATCACTGGCGCCGGCCGTTCCGGTCTGATTGCAAGATTTTTTGCAATGAGACTGATGCACGGGGGTTACGAGGTCTTCGTCGTCGGCGAAATCGTCACCCCGAGTATCCGCAAAGGCGACCTGTTCATCGTGATTTCCGGCTCCGGAGAGACGGAGACGATGATCGCGTTCACCAAGCGTGCCAAAGAGTTGGGCGCCGAAGTGGCTTTGATCTCCACTAAAAGCAGCTCCACCCTCGGCGACATGTCCGATTTGGTATTCCAGATCGGTACGCCGGAGCAGTACGGCAAGGTGGTCGGCATGCCCATGGGCACGACCTTCGAGTTGTCCACCTTGATTTTCCTGGAGTCCGTGGTATCCCACATGATCCATGAAAAGGGCATTCCCGAAGAGGAAATGAGAACGAGGCACGCTAACCTCGAGTAA
- the phoR gene encoding phosphate regulon sensor histidine kinase PhoR, whose protein sequence is MWHGWRQELAWVGSYLTITLALGWLLGHVTAALGVFVAGYWVRHLVSLHRLQKQLSGGGNDYPSNGSGVWEEIYYQFYQLRRRGKRRKKRLVRMVERFRNAFSALPDAIVFLSEHDEIQWFNAAAEHLLGLKKTDMGLFIGNLVRSPKFVDFLHKKDCSGTITITSPCDANVMLEIRLVPYAKDMRLVLAQDVTQLRFMERVRSDFVANVSHELRTPLTVLKGYLETLEDAQDPALKRYGKAFHSMEDQAGRMQRLIDDLLSLTRLESAVQNSQRQKPVDVAALLHGICDDAQRLGSEHAPIALHLESAAEVLGDEQELRSAFSNLVVNAVKYTPVTGRVDVTWRDDGEGVRLDVRDTGEGIAEQHIPRLTERFYRVESGTRGKVGVGLGLAIVKHVLLRHDAELKIVSQVGQGSCFSCCFPARRVVRTAAPAGRGGVDS, encoded by the coding sequence ATGTGGCACGGTTGGCGGCAGGAGTTGGCTTGGGTCGGCTCGTATTTGACGATCACCTTGGCGTTGGGGTGGCTGCTCGGCCATGTGACGGCGGCGCTGGGCGTGTTCGTGGCGGGGTATTGGGTGCGCCACCTGGTGTCTTTGCACCGGCTGCAAAAGCAGTTATCCGGCGGCGGCAACGATTATCCTTCCAACGGCAGCGGCGTATGGGAGGAAATCTACTACCAGTTCTACCAGCTGCGGCGACGCGGCAAGCGCCGGAAAAAGCGCTTGGTGCGAATGGTGGAACGATTCCGCAACGCCTTTTCCGCTTTGCCCGACGCCATCGTGTTCCTGAGCGAACACGACGAAATTCAATGGTTCAACGCCGCCGCCGAGCATTTGTTGGGCTTGAAAAAAACCGACATGGGGTTGTTCATCGGCAACCTGGTCCGCAGTCCCAAATTCGTCGATTTTCTGCATAAAAAAGATTGCTCCGGCACTATCACCATCACTTCCCCCTGCGACGCCAACGTGATGTTGGAAATCCGGCTCGTGCCCTATGCCAAGGACATGCGTTTGGTATTGGCCCAGGACGTGACCCAGTTGCGGTTCATGGAGCGGGTGCGTAGCGATTTCGTCGCGAACGTGTCCCACGAGTTGCGCACCCCGCTGACGGTGCTCAAGGGCTATTTGGAAACGTTGGAGGACGCCCAGGATCCAGCCTTGAAGCGTTACGGCAAGGCCTTTCATAGCATGGAAGACCAGGCTGGGCGCATGCAACGATTGATCGACGATTTGTTGTCCCTGACCCGCTTGGAGTCCGCCGTCCAAAACTCCCAGCGGCAAAAGCCGGTGGATGTCGCCGCGCTGCTGCATGGTATTTGTGACGACGCCCAGCGTTTGGGCAGCGAGCACGCGCCCATCGCCTTGCATTTGGAGTCGGCGGCCGAGGTGCTGGGGGACGAGCAGGAGTTGCGTAGCGCATTTTCCAATTTGGTGGTTAATGCCGTTAAATACACGCCGGTGACGGGGCGGGTGGACGTGACTTGGCGCGACGACGGCGAGGGCGTTCGGTTGGACGTGCGCGATACCGGCGAAGGCATCGCCGAACAGCATATCCCGCGCCTTACCGAGCGTTTCTATCGCGTCGAATCCGGCACACGGGGCAAGGTTGGCGTGGGGCTGGGGCTGGCGATCGTTAAGCATGTGTTGTTGCGTCACGACGCCGAGCTCAAAATCGTCAGCCAAGTGGGGCAGGGCAGCTGCTTTAGCTGCTGCTTTCCCGCGCGTCGGGTGGTAAGGACGGCGGCCCCTGCGGGGCGCGGCGGCGTCGATTCGTAG
- a CDS encoding transaldolase: MAKNLLEQLREMTVVVADTGDIQAIETYKPRDATTNPSLITAAAQMPQYQGIVDETLKKARADLGAGAAAAQVVSLAFDRLAVSFGLKILEIIPGRVSTEVDARLSYDADATVAKGRDLIAQYEAAGVSRERVLIKIAATWEGIQAAAVLEKEGIHTNLTLLFGLHQAIACAENGITLISPFVGRILDWYKKDTGRDSYPPAEDPGVLSVTKIYNYYKKFGYKTEVMGASFRNVGEITELAGSDLLTIAPSLLGELQATEGELPRKLDPAKAASASIEKITMDKATFDRMHAEDRMATEKLAEGIDGFTKALVTLEELLAARLAGLEG; the protein is encoded by the coding sequence ATGGCTAAGAACTTACTTGAACAACTCCGGGAAATGACCGTGGTTGTGGCCGATACCGGTGACATCCAGGCCATCGAAACCTACAAGCCGCGCGACGCCACCACCAACCCGTCGCTGATCACCGCAGCCGCGCAAATGCCGCAGTACCAGGGCATCGTCGATGAAACCCTGAAGAAAGCGCGCGCCGACCTGGGCGCCGGCGCTGCCGCCGCACAAGTGGTGTCTCTGGCGTTTGATCGTTTGGCCGTGTCCTTCGGCCTGAAAATTCTGGAAATCATTCCGGGCCGCGTTTCCACCGAGGTGGACGCCAGATTGTCCTACGATGCCGATGCTACGGTTGCCAAAGGGCGCGATTTGATCGCCCAATACGAAGCCGCCGGCGTGTCCCGCGAGCGCGTGCTGATCAAGATCGCCGCTACCTGGGAAGGCATTCAGGCCGCTGCCGTGCTGGAAAAAGAAGGCATCCACACCAACCTGACGCTGCTGTTCGGTTTGCACCAGGCTATCGCCTGCGCAGAAAACGGCATCACCCTGATTTCGCCGTTTGTCGGCCGCATCCTGGACTGGTACAAGAAAGACACCGGCCGCGATTCCTATCCGCCGGCGGAAGATCCGGGCGTACTGTCGGTGACGAAGATCTACAACTACTACAAGAAGTTCGGCTACAAGACGGAAGTCATGGGCGCCAGCTTCCGTAACGTGGGCGAAATCACCGAGTTGGCCGGCAGCGACCTGTTGACCATCGCTCCTTCCTTGTTGGGCGAATTGCAGGCCACCGAAGGCGAATTGCCGCGCAAGCTGGATCCGGCCAAGGCTGCCAGCGCTTCCATCGAAAAGATCACGATGGACAAGGCCACCTTCGACCGCATGCACGCCGAAGACCGCATGGCTACCGAAAAGCTGGCCGAAGGCATCGACGGCTTCACCAAGGCGCTGGTTACCTTGGAAGAGCTGCTGGCAGCCCGCTTGGCAGGCCTGGAAGGCTAA
- the msrB gene encoding peptide-methionine (R)-S-oxide reductase MsrB, with protein sequence MTDPTQLNDAHWREKLTPEQYAICRKKATERPFTGEYYQETRPGTYRCVCCGQPLFRSEAKYHSGSGWPSFWQPVADDAIAEHPDTSHGMTRVEITCAACDAHLGHVFPDGPQPTGLRYCVNSASLTLEADTP encoded by the coding sequence ATGACCGATCCCACCCAACTCAACGACGCCCACTGGCGCGAAAAACTCACCCCCGAGCAATACGCCATCTGCCGCAAGAAGGCCACCGAACGCCCCTTCACCGGCGAGTACTACCAGGAGACCAGGCCAGGCACCTACCGCTGCGTGTGCTGCGGCCAACCCTTGTTCCGCTCGGAAGCCAAATACCATTCCGGCTCCGGCTGGCCCAGCTTCTGGCAGCCCGTGGCGGACGATGCCATCGCCGAGCACCCCGACACCAGTCACGGCATGACGCGGGTGGAAATCACCTGCGCCGCCTGCGACGCCCATTTGGGCCATGTGTTTCCGGACGGGCCGCAGCCCACCGGATTGCGTTATTGCGTCAACTCCGCCTCCCTGACCCTGGAGGCGGACACGCCATGA
- a CDS encoding M18 family aminopeptidase has translation MSAISEHVRRNAQNLLDFIDASPSPWHAAAAVEAALTAEGFQRLEEGRRWDLQPGGRYYVLRDDSTVAAFVVGMEDPAEHGYLMVGAHTDSPGLRLKPRAAHAAEPLMRLGVEVYGGPILATFADRDLSLAGRVVLKDGAARRVRFERSVARLPNLAIHMNRQVNEEGLKFNKQSELPLLLATLEGALPPQEHFLRMLADRLDCAPKDIAAWEMNVYDTQPGAFWGLDGEFIADSQLDNLASCHAALSALLATCGNEVAATRLCIFFDHEEIGSESAKGADGSFLADVLERIALALGTDRQGYLQALANSFCISSDMAHAYQPNFPAAYEPQHPIKVNGGPVIKLNANQRYATESLSEARFAGLCEAAGVPCQRYAHRTDLACGSTIGPITAAGLGVRTVDVGNPMWAMHSIRESAGVLDHSYMIRVLERYFG, from the coding sequence ATGAGCGCCATCAGCGAACACGTGCGCCGCAACGCGCAAAACCTGCTGGATTTCATCGACGCCAGCCCCAGCCCCTGGCACGCCGCCGCCGCCGTCGAAGCGGCGTTGACGGCGGAGGGCTTCCAGCGCCTGGAGGAAGGCCGCCGCTGGGACTTGCAGCCGGGCGGGCGCTATTACGTGCTGCGCGACGACTCCACCGTGGCCGCTTTCGTGGTGGGCATGGAAGACCCGGCCGAGCACGGCTATCTCATGGTGGGCGCCCACACCGACTCCCCCGGTCTGCGGCTCAAGCCCCGCGCCGCCCACGCCGCCGAACCGCTCATGCGGCTGGGGGTGGAAGTGTACGGCGGGCCGATCCTTGCCACGTTCGCCGACCGCGACTTGAGCCTGGCCGGCCGCGTGGTGCTGAAGGACGGCGCGGCGCGGCGGGTGCGCTTCGAGCGATCCGTCGCGCGGCTACCCAACCTGGCCATCCACATGAATCGCCAGGTGAACGAGGAAGGCCTGAAATTCAACAAACAGAGCGAACTTCCTTTGCTGCTGGCCACGCTGGAGGGCGCCTTGCCGCCCCAGGAGCATTTCCTGCGAATGCTGGCCGACCGGTTGGACTGTGCGCCCAAGGACATCGCCGCCTGGGAGATGAACGTCTACGACACCCAGCCGGGCGCGTTCTGGGGCCTCGACGGGGAATTCATCGCCGACAGCCAGCTGGACAATCTGGCCTCTTGCCATGCCGCCCTGTCAGCCCTGCTGGCCACCTGCGGCAACGAGGTGGCGGCTACCCGCCTGTGCATTTTCTTCGACCACGAAGAAATCGGCAGCGAGAGCGCCAAGGGCGCCGACGGCAGCTTCCTAGCCGACGTGCTGGAGCGCATCGCCCTTGCCTTGGGTACCGACCGGCAAGGCTATTTGCAGGCACTGGCGAACAGCTTCTGCATCTCCAGCGACATGGCCCACGCCTACCAGCCCAACTTTCCGGCCGCCTACGAGCCGCAGCATCCCATCAAGGTGAACGGCGGACCGGTGATCAAGCTCAACGCCAACCAACGCTATGCCACGGAAAGCCTGTCGGAAGCGCGTTTCGCCGGCCTGTGCGAAGCGGCCGGCGTGCCCTGCCAGCGTTATGCCCACCGTACCGACCTGGCCTGCGGCAGCACCATCGGACCGATCACCGCCGCCGGCTTGGGAGTCCGCACCGTGGACGTGGGCAATCCCATGTGGGCCATGCACAGCATCCGCGAAAGCGCCGGGGTGCTGGACCATAGCTACATGATCCGGGTTTTGGAGCGATATTTCGGTTGA
- the tkt gene encoding transketolase, with product MPSRRELANAVRALSMDAVQKANSGHPGAPMGMADIAEVLWNDYMRHNPANPKWPDRDRFVLSNGHGSMLIYSLLHLTGYDLPVEELAKFRQLHSKTPGHPEYGYTPGVETTTGPLGQGITNAVGMALAERTLAGQFNRPGHDIVDHYTYVFLGDGCMMEGISHEACSLAGSMKLGKLIAFYDDNNISIDGEVRGHGDTPGWFMDDTPARFEAYHWHVIRGVDGHDADAVKKAIEQARAVTDKPSLICCKTIIGWGSPNKQGKEECHGAALGNDEVALVRETIGWPHAPFVVPDEIYKGWSAKESGAKAESDWNARFDAYAKAHPDLAKEFKRRMAGELPSDWKEKSAAFVAKVNEKAETIASRKASQNALNGFGPLLPEILGGSADLAGSNLTLWSGCKDVNAPGHDGNYVYYGVREFGMSAIMNGVAVHGGFRPYGATFLMFSEYARNALRMSALMKIPVIQVYTHDSIGLGEDGPTHQPIEQTATLRMIPNMQVWRPCDAVESAVCWQAAIERQDGPSTLVFSRQNLPHVERTPAQIEAIRRGGYVLRDCAGTPDAIIIATGSEVELAMKAAEELNGKGKKIRVVSMPSTNVFDAQDAAYRESVLPSAVTKRVVVEAGVSDAWYKYVGLNGKIVGMDRFGESAPAGVLFKEFGFTVDNVVKTVSEIL from the coding sequence ATGCCTTCGCGCCGCGAATTAGCGAACGCCGTACGTGCTTTGAGCATGGATGCCGTGCAAAAAGCCAATTCAGGACATCCCGGTGCGCCGATGGGAATGGCGGACATCGCCGAGGTGCTGTGGAACGACTACATGCGCCACAACCCGGCTAACCCGAAATGGCCGGACCGCGACCGTTTCGTGTTGTCCAACGGCCACGGCTCCATGCTGATTTATTCCCTGCTGCACCTGACCGGCTACGACCTGCCGGTGGAAGAGCTGGCCAAGTTCCGCCAACTGCACTCCAAGACCCCGGGCCACCCCGAATACGGCTACACGCCGGGCGTGGAAACCACCACGGGTCCCCTGGGCCAAGGCATCACCAACGCCGTGGGCATGGCCCTGGCGGAACGCACCCTGGCCGGCCAGTTCAACCGTCCCGGCCACGACATCGTCGACCACTACACCTATGTGTTCCTGGGCGACGGCTGCATGATGGAAGGCATCTCCCATGAAGCCTGCTCCCTGGCCGGCTCCATGAAGCTGGGCAAGCTGATCGCTTTCTACGACGACAACAACATCTCCATCGACGGCGAAGTGCGCGGCCACGGCGACACCCCGGGCTGGTTCATGGACGATACCCCGGCTCGCTTCGAAGCCTACCACTGGCACGTGATCCGCGGCGTGGACGGCCACGACGCCGACGCTGTGAAGAAAGCCATTGAACAGGCTCGTGCGGTAACCGACAAGCCGAGCTTGATCTGCTGCAAGACCATCATCGGCTGGGGTTCCCCCAACAAGCAGGGCAAGGAAGAATGCCACGGCGCCGCCCTGGGCAACGACGAAGTGGCCCTGGTGCGCGAAACCATCGGCTGGCCGCACGCTCCGTTCGTGGTTCCGGACGAAATCTACAAGGGCTGGAGCGCGAAAGAGTCGGGCGCCAAGGCTGAATCCGACTGGAACGCCCGTTTCGACGCCTATGCCAAGGCCCACCCGGATCTGGCGAAAGAGTTCAAGCGCCGCATGGCCGGCGAACTGCCGAGCGACTGGAAAGAAAAATCCGCCGCTTTCGTTGCCAAGGTCAACGAAAAGGCTGAAACCATCGCCAGCCGCAAGGCTTCGCAGAACGCCCTCAACGGCTTCGGTCCGCTGCTGCCGGAAATCCTGGGCGGTTCCGCCGACTTGGCCGGTTCCAACCTGACCCTGTGGTCCGGCTGCAAAGACGTCAACGCCCCCGGCCATGACGGCAACTACGTGTACTACGGCGTGCGCGAGTTCGGCATGTCCGCCATCATGAACGGCGTTGCCGTCCACGGTGGTTTCCGTCCGTACGGCGCTACCTTCCTGATGTTCTCCGAATACGCCCGCAACGCCCTGCGTATGTCGGCGCTGATGAAGATTCCGGTTATCCAGGTCTACACCCACGACTCCATCGGTCTGGGTGAAGACGGCCCGACCCACCAGCCCATCGAGCAGACCGCTACCCTGCGCATGATTCCGAACATGCAGGTGTGGCGCCCGTGCGACGCGGTGGAATCCGCCGTGTGCTGGCAGGCCGCCATCGAACGTCAAGACGGTCCGAGCACCCTGGTGTTCTCCCGCCAGAACTTGCCCCACGTGGAGCGTACGCCGGCTCAGATCGAAGCCATCCGCCGCGGCGGCTACGTGCTGCGCGACTGCGCCGGTACGCCGGACGCCATCATCATCGCCACCGGTTCCGAAGTGGAACTGGCGATGAAGGCCGCCGAAGAACTGAACGGCAAGGGCAAGAAGATTCGCGTGGTTTCCATGCCGTCCACCAACGTGTTCGACGCTCAGGATGCCGCTTACCGCGAATCGGTACTGCCGAGCGCCGTCACCAAGCGCGTGGTCGTCGAGGCGGGTGTGAGCGACGCCTGGTACAAGTACGTCGGCCTCAACGGCAAGATCGTCGGCATGGACCGCTTCGGCGAATCCGCACCGGCTGGCGTGCTCTTCAAGGAATTCGGTTTCACCGTCGACAACGTCGTCAAAACCGTCTCGGAAATCCTTTAA
- a CDS encoding HAD-IIA family hydrolase, with protein MQALTNVRSFIIDMDGVLWHGDRPLPGLVEFFQTLRDLRFPFVLATNNASQTADQYVAKLARMGVAVKREEVLTSAMATALYLAQRTDPRQTRVFVIGEEGLRKPLLDLGFTLTGPYEGGDSRADYVVCGLDRGITWDKLASATLNISAGAKFIGTNPDTTLPTERGVTQGNGAILAAIEAATQVKPVIIGKPEPIMYQQAMALLGVEASETVAIGDRLGTDILGAVRAGIRSLMVLTGISTEEELKTLDYAPDWVMADIREVAQALRKA; from the coding sequence ATGCAAGCTTTGACCAACGTCCGTTCGTTCATCATCGACATGGATGGTGTCCTTTGGCATGGCGACCGGCCGCTGCCGGGCCTGGTGGAATTTTTTCAAACGTTGAGGGATTTGCGTTTTCCCTTCGTCCTGGCGACCAACAACGCCAGCCAGACGGCTGACCAGTACGTCGCCAAATTGGCGCGCATGGGCGTCGCCGTGAAACGCGAGGAAGTCCTGACTTCGGCCATGGCGACGGCGTTGTATCTGGCCCAGCGGACCGACCCAAGGCAAACCCGCGTGTTCGTCATCGGCGAAGAAGGCCTGCGCAAGCCCTTGCTGGATCTGGGCTTTACCCTGACCGGGCCGTATGAGGGCGGCGATAGCCGCGCCGATTATGTGGTATGCGGCCTGGACCGCGGCATTACCTGGGACAAGCTGGCTAGCGCCACCCTGAACATCAGTGCCGGGGCGAAATTCATCGGCACCAACCCCGACACCACCCTGCCGACCGAACGCGGCGTTACCCAAGGCAACGGCGCCATCCTGGCGGCCATCGAAGCCGCTACCCAGGTTAAGCCGGTCATTATCGGCAAGCCGGAGCCCATCATGTACCAACAAGCCATGGCCCTGCTGGGCGTCGAAGCGAGCGAGACGGTGGCCATCGGCGATCGGCTGGGTACCGACATCTTGGGCGCGGTGCGCGCCGGCATACGCAGTCTGATGGTGCTGACGGGGATTTCCACGGAAGAGGAATTGAAAACGCTGGACTACGCGCCCGACTGGGTGATGGCGGATATACGCGAAGTGGCGCAAGCGCTACGTAAAGCCTGA
- a CDS encoding carbohydrate kinase family protein, which produces MRQPERFVCVGSLNVDITFPVERLPEEHEKLRCDGALISQGGSAANTAHWLARLGHATVMLGCVGDDAFGSVAVAALAAVGVDTRHIQRTTQAATGLAAVFAGPAGKRMVTSGGANACFDPGQAPAELFSPGTHLHVATPLAGIAHPLLRLAKSRGATTSCDLDLGPPTDWLPWLDIGFVNHTELARWLGTDDPEQAWNRLQAPANFSLVVTLGAHGAAAWNRDGGTAVPAAAVDVVDRTGGGDAFDAGYLHALGRSEAERLRCGLDLAAQVIARRGARPEAVEPACLCPSAQPHRHAMPAP; this is translated from the coding sequence ATGCGACAGCCGGAGCGTTTCGTCTGCGTCGGCAGCCTCAACGTGGACATCACGTTCCCCGTCGAGCGGCTGCCCGAAGAACACGAAAAACTGCGTTGCGATGGTGCCCTCATCTCCCAGGGCGGTTCGGCCGCCAATACCGCCCATTGGCTGGCCCGGCTGGGCCACGCCACCGTGATGCTGGGCTGTGTGGGTGACGACGCTTTCGGTAGTGTAGCCGTCGCCGCCCTGGCGGCGGTGGGCGTGGACACCCGCCACATCCAGCGCACGACGCAAGCGGCTACCGGCCTTGCCGCCGTGTTCGCCGGGCCGGCCGGCAAGCGCATGGTCACCTCCGGCGGGGCAAACGCCTGCTTCGACCCCGGCCAGGCGCCGGCCGAGCTGTTCTCGCCCGGCACGCATCTTCACGTCGCCACGCCGTTGGCCGGCATCGCCCACCCGCTGCTGCGCCTCGCCAAAAGCCGCGGCGCCACCACCTCCTGCGACCTGGACCTCGGTCCGCCGACAGACTGGCTGCCCTGGCTGGACATCGGCTTCGTCAACCACACGGAACTGGCCCGCTGGCTGGGCACGGACGATCCGGAGCAGGCCTGGAATCGGCTACAAGCCCCGGCGAACTTCAGCCTGGTCGTCACCCTGGGAGCCCACGGCGCCGCCGCTTGGAACCGCGACGGCGGCACCGCAGTGCCGGCCGCCGCCGTGGACGTGGTCGACCGCACCGGCGGCGGCGACGCCTTCGACGCCGGCTATCTCCATGCCCTGGGCCGCAGCGAAGCCGAACGGCTGCGCTGCGGACTCGACCTTGCCGCCCAGGTCATCGCCCGGCGCGGCGCACGGCCCGAGGCGGTGGAGCCGGCCTGCCTCTGTCCCAGCGCACAACCCCACCGCCACGCGATGCCGGCGCCTTAG